Part of the Leptospira yasudae genome is shown below.
TTAAAGTTTCATCCCTTCTTAGAATGAAAGTGTGTTGCTAAGATACCTTATTTCTTCTTCGCAACTTTCTTTTTAGCTGCTTTTTTCTTAGCAACTTTTTTCTTAGCTGCCTTCTTTGCTGCTTTCTTTTTTGCAACCATTGACTCTTCCTCCGTGTTACTAACATCAAGCTCTGATGTTCTTCAGAAGCTTAACGCCGTGATTAGGGACATAATTAATGTATCAAGATAAAAATGTAAAGTGTTTTAATAAATTTTTACATTTTTTTTTAAAATTTATTTATCTCAAAGATTTTTCTTTCATCTGCGAGTGTCTTCACTCACTTCAAGACAAAGAAAAGATATATCATCACTCGGATCTTTCTTACCGCGATAGTCTTGAATCGTTTTTAGTACAAGATCTGTTAGTTCTTGCGGACTTAATTGATGATTCTCTCGTAAAAGATTTAAAAAATTCTCATCACCGAAGATTTCTTCGTTATCATTGAACGTTTCAGTGACTCCATCAGTGAATAGAATTAGTTTATCACCCGGGTAAATCGGAATCGTTAAGTGTTTATATTCGGTAGGTAAGACTCCTAAAACTCTTTGAGTCTCGGTTCTGAGTTCTACTTTTCCGCTTTTTCGAATACAAATCGGAGAAGAGTGACCTGCATTGATGTATTTAAACGTTTCTTCCTGAGAATTATATTCTCCGCAGATCAACGTCATGAACTCGCTTCCTCTGTATCTCTCGATTAAAAACGAGTTAATCACTCTGAAAATCGTGGATAAGTCCGATTTTTTTCGAATTTGATTCTGTATGATGCCTCGAATCGCACTTACCAAGTATCCGGTTCCCAATCCATGACCCGAAACGTCTCCTAAAGCCAACAACATCGTGTTTGAATTCAGCTTTTGAATATCTAAGTAGTCTCCGGAAATTCCAACGGCGGGAATCGAAAAGAATCCCATGTTGATTCCTTTGATCGGTTCTCCTTCGGCGACGTGCAGAGTTTTATCGATGATCGAAGCCATATTGAGATCGCGAACGATTCTTTTTTTCTCCACTTCTTCCGCTAATAACGCGTAGTTTTGAAGAAGCATCGACGCCATTCTTGTACATTCTTTTAAGAAATGAAGCTCACCGAGGTTGAAATTCTTTCGGTTATTCTTTTCCCCCACCAGAAACACGCCCAAAACCTCTTTTCCGCGCGAATAATTGAAGATCGGATACGTTAGCTGTACACCGGAATTCTGGAGGAATTTATAGACCGATTCGCGGATTCCGAGTCCATACGCAAGGTGATTCGTAACGGTAACCTCCGTATTTGCCGCAAAATACTGCCAAATCTCCGAACCGGAAGCGATTCGAATGAAGTTGATATTCTTCAGATCCGTTCTCGGAAATTTATCCGCAGGAATCAATACGAGGATTTTGGAAATATCCAACGCTTCCGAAACCTTTCTCATCAGATTGTTGATCGTCGCTCTCATGGAAATCGGAGCGCTGATCATCGAAGAGATCGTTTCCATCGCCGAATGCAGTTTTTGATTTCTTTTAAAGCTCCAAGTGTCCACAAGATTGGACAAACGCCGGTTGATGGAACCGAGTGTATATAAACTCGAACAAAGAAAGAGAACGTTGAATTCTTCCAGATATTTATCCGCAGCGATCGGATTGAATCTAAAAAACGCCCCAAGAAGAAACAGATAACCGCCCGCAAGGATCAAGATCAGATAAATCGAAGTAAGAGAGGAACTGAATGCAATCTGAACGGGAACGATCGAATACGTAAACGTTCCGTAGATGATCAAGGCCGGAAAAATCAAGAACGCCGCCAAGATCAAAACTTTGGCCGAATCGGGCGAGATCAGATGCGAAAATTCCACGGATACGAAAGGAAGAATGGAAATCGCGCTGAACGCCA
Proteins encoded:
- a CDS encoding SpoIIE family protein phosphatase is translated as MRSILLLFISLILFSIALFIGVLQTSSESLRPPFYYYPNGTIIQSSEEFPGILGKKVDLLELEIAVKMAESGQSYENGIHVYDKGVSETIPVILAPKSDYSVIQDFTRDILISLLYLSVAIWFFFYTRDLYMLLLFGSLSCLSLFNFFLVGFHEFHFLFFFFLYFTAFVILNISFRLRGKELPTRWFAPEIIFSLIAGFVGKSQKADPHIFGILATNGVYFILFCSVICIFFLILDSIRNLFPLQSLFKKLSLILAFSAISILPFVSVEFSHLISPDSAKVLILAAFLIFPALIIYGTFTYSIVPVQIAFSSSLTSIYLILILAGGYLFLLGAFFRFNPIAADKYLEEFNVLFLCSSLYTLGSINRRLSNLVDTWSFKRNQKLHSAMETISSMISAPISMRATINNLMRKVSEALDISKILVLIPADKFPRTDLKNINFIRIASGSEIWQYFAANTEVTVTNHLAYGLGIRESVYKFLQNSGVQLTYPIFNYSRGKEVLGVFLVGEKNNRKNFNLGELHFLKECTRMASMLLQNYALLAEEVEKKRIVRDLNMASIIDKTLHVAEGEPIKGINMGFFSIPAVGISGDYLDIQKLNSNTMLLALGDVSGHGLGTGYLVSAIRGIIQNQIRKKSDLSTIFRVINSFLIERYRGSEFMTLICGEYNSQEETFKYINAGHSSPICIRKSGKVELRTETQRVLGVLPTEYKHLTIPIYPGDKLILFTDGVTETFNDNEEIFGDENFLNLLRENHQLSPQELTDLVLKTIQDYRGKKDPSDDISFLCLEVSEDTRR